The region AGACCCAGCGCTCCGAGGAGCACAAAGAGCCCCGGAGTGGACTGCAGCACGTGGTTCTGCCGGTAGAACGCCACCAACAGGAGAAAGAACGCACCCGCGATGAGCCCCAGCTCCACCTTCCAGGTTGGTGCCCTCTCGATCCACCTCGGCCCATAACCCAGTAAGAAGAACCCTAGCCCGCCTATGGCGTAGCCCAAGGAGAGCACCAGCCGAAAGGCTTGGGGCCCCTGCTCGCCCAGGAGGTAGGCTGAGAGAAAGAGGCTCGGAGCCTGCAACAATGCAAAGGCCAGAAGCAGGAGCGCCAAACCGTTAACGAACAAGACCTGGTGAATATTCTTCATAGCAAGAAGACTAGAGAAGCCGGAAGCTGAGTGCATCCCCCACCCGACCGAATTTTCGCCTCCCCCAACCGGGGGAGCCGGGGCTCAAGCTTCCTGGCTCCGGCGCCAGATGAAGGCCAGATTGCGCCCGGCGCCAGCACCTTCGCGGCGGTAGCTCCACAGGTCATCGGGGGAGCAGCGGGTGCACGGACCGACCCGGTGGATGATCTCGACACCGCGGCGGCGCAGTTGGAGCTCGGCGGCGGCGGGGAGGTCGAGGTGGGGTTTGGCGCCCGGGCGAGCATGGACGACGGAAGGGCCAGCGGCGGCCTGCACCTGGTCGGCAACGTCGGTACCGACCTCATAGCAGCAAGGGCCGATGGCGGGGCCGATCCAGGCGGTGAGCTGAGGGGCGGGGATGGGGAGGGCCTCGAGGGTCTTGGCGAGGATGTCCGCTGCGATGCCCCGCCAGCCAGCGTGAGCCGCCGCCAGGTGAGGGATTCCGTCGGCACCCGCTCCGGCGAGGAGCACCGGCACGCAGTCGGCGGTGACCACGCACAGGGCCAGGTCGGCCTCGGCGGTGATCAGGGCGTCCCCCTCACCGCAGCTGCCACCGGCGTCGCCGGAGCCGGCTGGGAGGACCCGGTCGGAGTGAATCTGTTGAGCCCAGACGATGCGGGGCGGCGAGGGCTCTAGCAGGGCGAGAGCGGCCTGGGCATCCCTGGGGGCTCCGCGGCCGACGAAGAGCACTTCTACCGAGCCTCCCGACGCGGAGCCGAGACGATCCCGCCAGAGTCTGGGCGCATCATCGGAGCGGCCGGAAGCGATGCCTGCGGACAGGGCCGGGGGAGACTCGCTCATGCCGCCAGCGCCTTGCGACGCGCCCGCATCAGGGGGCGCAGGAGATCCGCCACCTCCTCCGCCAGGACCTCGTAGCCGGCGCCGTTGGGGTGAATGGGGTCGGCCTTCAGGCGGGGGGAGCGAAGAATATCCGGCAAGGCCTCGTCGAGGAGCGGCAGCTGATACTCCTCCGCTAGCTGGTGGAAGAGGTCGCCGTAGTCGTAGCCGAAAGGCCCCTCCACCCTCACCAGCACCGGCAGCACCCGCTCCTCCAGCAAAATCTCCAGGATCTCTCGCAGATCCGCCTCCACCGCATCCCGGGGACGCCGTTGCAGCAGGTCGTTGCCCCCGAGCTCCACCACCACCAGCCACGGGTCGAGATCTAAGACCTCATCGATGCGGGCCAGCCCGTCGGCGGTGGTGTCGCCGGGGACGCCGGCGTTGAGAGCTTCGACCCCCAGATGCTCGCTCAGCAGCTGCGGATAGGTGGGCTCGTCGCCAGCGCCGACACCGTAAGTGATGGAGTCGCCGAAGCACACCAGCGTGCTGCCTGGGGAGTCGAGATGAGGAGCTTGGGGAGCACAGGCGGAAGCGAAAAGGAGCAGGCCGGCCAGTACACCGGGGAGAGCTGAGGGACGGATGGACATGGTCCGGCGATTCTATCCTCCGTCCGGCGCTTCGACGGTCAACAGACCACTAGGCCTTGTGGTCCCAACGAGAAGCGAGAGCGGCAGCCGGCTGGGTTACACTAGCTCGACCATGGACTATGAGGCGGTCATCGGGCTGGAAGTCCACGTGCAACTGCGCACGGAGACAAAGATGTTCTGCCGCTGCCCCAACCGCTATGGTGGCGAGCCCAACACCCGGGTCTGCCCGGTGTGCCTGGGCTATCCCGGGGCGCTCCCCAAGACCAATCTGCGGGCGGTGGAGCTAGCGGCACGGCTGGCGCTGGCCCTCGGTTGTGAGGTGCGCCAACGTTCCACCTTCGCGCGCAAGAGCTACTTCTACCCGGACCTGCCCAAGGGATACCAGATCAGCCAGCATGAGGAGCCTCTGGCCCGGGGCGGAGCAATCCCTCTGAGCCAGGAGCGGCGGTCGATCCCGTTGCAGCGGCTGCATCTGGAGGAAGACGCCGGGAAGCTGGTTCACGGAACCTCCTCCGCGACGGTGAAGGGAGAGTCGCGGTCGCAGACTGCGATCAGCCAGGTGGACTTCAACCGCTGCGGCGTGCCGCTGGTGGAAATCGTCACCGAGCCTCGGCTGAGCTCGCCGGAGGAAGCTCAGGATTGCCTCCGGAGCCTGCACCGCGCGGTGCTCTATACCGAGAGCAGCGACGGCAGCCTGGAAGAAGGCAGCCTGCGCTGCGATGCCAACATCTCCCTACGGCCCCGGGGGGCGGAAACGTATGGCAACCGGGTGGAGATCAAGAACCTCAACTCCTTCCGCTTCGTAGCCAAAGCGTTGGAGTATGAAATCCGGCGCCAGCGCCGACGGCTGAAGGCGGGGCACGGGATCGAGGAGGAGACTCGCAGCTTCGACCCGCGTCGGGGCGTCACCCGCCGACTGCGGGGCAAAGAACAGGCTATGGACTATCGCTATTTCCCCGACCCGGACTTGCCGCCGCTGCAGATTCCTGCGCAGCGCCTGGAGAGCCTCGGTGGGGAGCTGCCACCATTGCCCTGGGAACGCCAGCGATGGCTCGAAGACGATCTGGGCCTGCCGGCGGCGGATGCCCGGCTGATCAGCTCCGAGCGCGACTGGGTGGACTATTTCTCCGCCGCCTGGGAGCACCTGGACTCCGCCGCGGAGGCGACGGATCTGGCGGCCTGGTTCGGAGGGGATCTGCTGCGGGTCGCACGGGAGCGGGATCAGGATCCCACCGCGGGCCTCTCGGCGGAGGATCTCGCCGCCCTGGTACGGCTGGTGGCCACGGGCAGCCTCTCCCGCACCGCCGCCAAGACGGTGCTGGAGGAGATCTGGGGAACCGAAGAGGCTCCCGCGGAGGCCCTGAAGCGGCTGCAGTTGGGCCGCGTCGCCGATCCCCGTGAGCTGCGACAGTGGGCTCGGCAGGCGGTGCGCGAACATCCAGCCCAGGCAGCCCAATACCGCGGCGGCAAGCAGCAGGTACTGGGCTTCTTTGTCGGCCAAGCCCTGGCGCTTTCCGGTGGCCGCGCCGATCCCCAGGGGCTGGTTCAGGCCCTGCGGGCAGCCCTCGCGGAGGAGGCGCTGGATTCGGGGGCGCCGAACCTGGAGGATCAGGGGTGATCCAATTCTTCAGCGTGAGCAAGTTTTACCCCGGGGGTCAGGCGGCCCTACGCCGGGTGTCCTTCGACATCCCACGGGGTCAATTCGTCTTCCTCACCGGCCCCAGCGGCGCCGGCAAGACGACGTTGCTGCGGCTGATCTTTCGCGAGGAAATGCCCAGCGACGGACAGATCGTGGTCAACGGCCGCAACGTTTCGTCGATCCCGACTCGCAAGATTCCATACCTCCGGCGCACCATCGGCGTCGTGTTCCAGAACTTCCGGCTGATCCCCCGCAAGACGGTCTTCGAGAATGTGACCTATCTGCCGCGGATTCTGGGGGTCGACGCCGCGGGCCAGAAGAAGCTCGCCTTCCAGGCCCTTCGCCGGGTCGGTCTAGCCCACCGCCTCAACGCGTTTCCCCTGGAGCTTTCCGGCGGTGAGCAACAGCGAGTGGCCATCGCCCGGGCGTTGATCAACGAACCCGAGATCCTCATCGCTGACGAGCCCACGGGCAACCTGGACCCGGACCTTTCGCAGGAGATCCTTCGCCTCTTCTTCGAGATCCATCGCCGGGGCACCACCCTGCTCATCGCCACCCACGACCGGGAGATGATCCACCGCTTTGGGCAACGAGTGCTGAGCCTGGACGGCGGCGAGCTGGTGGGGGACATGGTGCTGGACAATCCGCGGCCCTTCGGTGATCTACCGGAGCCAGCCCAGGAGACGGACCCCGCCGCCGAAGGCCCAGAGCCTCATACCTCCGATGCAGAAGCGCCCGATGCCGTGGCGACCGGAGCCGAGGCCGCCGGAGCCGACGGGGGGGACACCCCGGAGGCGGACCTTGGGGAGCTCCATCCCACGACGGTGGACGCGGTGGGCCCGCGGGAGGACGGCGCTACGTGAACATCCTGCAGGCGCTTCGATACTTTCTTCATGAAGCCGCGGTCAGCCTGGTGCGCAGCTGGAAGGTCAGCACCCTGGCGGTGCTCACTATCGCCGTCAGCCTCTTCGTCGGCGGTGCGCTGATGCTGATCACCGCCAACCTCTCCAGCCTGGTGGATCAATGGCAGGCGCAGGCCAAGATCGTCCTCTATCTGGACAATCAAGCCACCCCGGAGGAGGTAGCGGCGCTCCACCGGGAGACGGAGGCCTTGCCGTGGGTGG is a window of Acidobacteriota bacterium DNA encoding:
- the pgeF gene encoding peptidoglycan editing factor PgeF — translated: MSESPPALSAGIASGRSDDAPRLWRDRLGSASGGSVEVLFVGRGAPRDAQAALALLEPSPPRIVWAQQIHSDRVLPAGSGDAGGSCGEGDALITAEADLALCVVTADCVPVLLAGAGADGIPHLAAAHAGWRGIAADILAKTLEALPIPAPQLTAWIGPAIGPCCYEVGTDVADQVQAAAGPSVVHARPGAKPHLDLPAAAELQLRRRGVEIIHRVGPCTRCSPDDLWSYRREGAGAGRNLAFIWRRSQEA
- the ftsE gene encoding cell division ATP-binding protein FtsE — encoded protein: MIQFFSVSKFYPGGQAALRRVSFDIPRGQFVFLTGPSGAGKTTLLRLIFREEMPSDGQIVVNGRNVSSIPTRKIPYLRRTIGVVFQNFRLIPRKTVFENVTYLPRILGVDAAGQKKLAFQALRRVGLAHRLNAFPLELSGGEQQRVAIARALINEPEILIADEPTGNLDPDLSQEILRLFFEIHRRGTTLLIATHDREMIHRFGQRVLSLDGGELVGDMVLDNPRPFGDLPEPAQETDPAAEGPEPHTSDAEAPDAVATGAEAAGADGGDTPEADLGELHPTTVDAVGPREDGAT
- the gatB gene encoding Asp-tRNA(Asn)/Glu-tRNA(Gln) amidotransferase subunit GatB — encoded protein: MDYEAVIGLEVHVQLRTETKMFCRCPNRYGGEPNTRVCPVCLGYPGALPKTNLRAVELAARLALALGCEVRQRSTFARKSYFYPDLPKGYQISQHEEPLARGGAIPLSQERRSIPLQRLHLEEDAGKLVHGTSSATVKGESRSQTAISQVDFNRCGVPLVEIVTEPRLSSPEEAQDCLRSLHRAVLYTESSDGSLEEGSLRCDANISLRPRGAETYGNRVEIKNLNSFRFVAKALEYEIRRQRRRLKAGHGIEEETRSFDPRRGVTRRLRGKEQAMDYRYFPDPDLPPLQIPAQRLESLGGELPPLPWERQRWLEDDLGLPAADARLISSERDWVDYFSAAWEHLDSAAEATDLAAWFGGDLLRVARERDQDPTAGLSAEDLAALVRLVATGSLSRTAAKTVLEEIWGTEEAPAEALKRLQLGRVADPRELRQWARQAVREHPAQAAQYRGGKQQVLGFFVGQALALSGGRADPQGLVQALRAALAEEALDSGAPNLEDQG
- a CDS encoding GDSL-type esterase/lipase family protein, coding for MSIRPSALPGVLAGLLLFASACAPQAPHLDSPGSTLVCFGDSITYGVGAGDEPTYPQLLSEHLGVEALNAGVPGDTTADGLARIDEVLDLDPWLVVVELGGNDLLQRRPRDAVEADLREILEILLEERVLPVLVRVEGPFGYDYGDLFHQLAEEYQLPLLDEALPDILRSPRLKADPIHPNGAGYEVLAEEVADLLRPLMRARRKALAA